A single genomic interval of Parvularcula marina harbors:
- a CDS encoding TonB-dependent receptor translates to MGRKTMKYTGYKAAALLSVSAAAMISAAVAQDEQSEDVVVVTGIRAALESALDEKREATNLKEVILAEDIGKLPDQNLAEVLENITGIQITRTAGVGTGVQIRGTNANRTEINGVSTVGSGSGRGGIDFEDVAAGIIAGVEVTKASEAKTIEGSVGGTINLRTIRPLELDDFLATVRLQGEDSSLTTDGITPRVSGTIGNKWSTASGGEFGAVLAVSFAEQDVTAFRPRVDRDNLVASDSGAPAAQAFDFLPIQFFIQDYDNYEYETTNISGTLEWAPNENLKFFFDTVINDQERREESSRVQASGISDLRNDAIPTEFETIDFGSLDGQNIGSIQAAARGIIPIQADGSDGNLRFSSDTNSRLTDSKIFRLGADWVHGKLSGRVEVSTSQSDSTTPSINTTLNFINPNAATNSSNENGTPFEYDLTGGSLTWGIAQDAAGGPTTAQLLDPANVVLRDVNISRDKSENGEDAFRADFSYDLFDNGFGLDFLSSVDFGYRYNKTTSTRDQVRSNVGLRNMSDSPTGDLFADILVAGPDNFGDADGRELFVRDFLLIDPELVASDPDRVLSTLNAAITAHGGSIAIDQPTSSQSAFFDIEEKTHALYAQANFEKGIFRGNAGVRYLETDVTSVGNSILNGMAQEVTTEASYDFVLPRINVVATPMENLQIRAGWGKDIRRPDFDNLSTSRTFSTSPNPPVQIGNPGLQPEQVDSFDIAAEWYFAPAAVVSIGYFNKKRTDLHVTQQDDPFEDPVTGYRDLTDPCEGGGIFNPIADPNVFAPTGTPVGICVPVSTTVNDPGETTQEGIEMAFQYDLSNHEDRFGWASGFGVLANYTHQKFSGGDTVNTPTSRAEAVFNSLGAMNVTLNQPLIDLSENAYNATLYYEKYGLSARARYTWRDAYRSTDFGSTSSFPWGFPVVQDARGQLNASISYDVTDNFNVGIEGVNITESEVNQYCVNEGALLCFQGLTDRRVTFGASYRF, encoded by the coding sequence ATGGGAAGGAAAACCATGAAGTACACAGGATACAAAGCGGCGGCTTTGCTCAGCGTGAGTGCTGCTGCCATGATCTCGGCCGCCGTTGCGCAGGACGAGCAGTCAGAAGACGTCGTCGTCGTGACCGGCATTCGCGCAGCCCTTGAAAGCGCCCTTGATGAAAAGCGCGAGGCCACGAACCTCAAGGAAGTCATTCTCGCTGAAGACATCGGCAAGCTGCCGGACCAGAACCTCGCAGAGGTCCTCGAGAATATTACAGGTATCCAGATTACCCGGACGGCTGGCGTCGGTACCGGTGTTCAGATCCGCGGGACCAATGCGAACCGTACCGAGATCAATGGCGTCTCGACTGTCGGCTCAGGTTCAGGCCGTGGCGGCATCGATTTTGAAGACGTTGCGGCCGGCATTATCGCTGGTGTTGAAGTCACGAAAGCCTCGGAAGCAAAAACCATTGAAGGCTCCGTTGGCGGCACGATCAATCTGCGGACGATCCGCCCGCTTGAATTAGATGACTTTCTCGCAACCGTGCGTCTGCAGGGTGAAGACAGCAGTCTGACCACTGACGGCATCACGCCGCGTGTCTCCGGCACGATTGGTAACAAGTGGAGCACTGCATCTGGCGGCGAATTTGGTGCCGTTCTGGCGGTCAGCTTTGCGGAACAGGATGTCACTGCCTTCCGCCCTCGTGTGGACCGGGACAATCTGGTCGCATCCGATAGCGGTGCACCGGCTGCGCAGGCCTTCGATTTCCTGCCGATCCAGTTCTTTATTCAGGACTATGACAATTACGAATATGAGACGACGAACATTTCCGGGACGCTCGAGTGGGCGCCGAACGAGAATTTGAAGTTCTTCTTCGACACTGTCATCAATGATCAGGAGCGCCGCGAGGAAAGCTCACGTGTGCAGGCGTCTGGGATTTCGGATCTTCGAAATGACGCCATTCCGACTGAATTCGAGACGATCGATTTCGGCTCGCTCGATGGTCAGAATATCGGCAGCATTCAGGCTGCCGCGCGCGGCATCATTCCGATCCAGGCCGATGGCAGTGACGGTAATCTGCGCTTCTCAAGCGACACGAATTCCCGCCTGACCGACAGCAAGATCTTCCGTCTCGGTGCGGACTGGGTGCACGGTAAGCTTTCGGGTCGCGTTGAGGTCTCGACATCGCAATCCGATTCAACGACCCCCAGCATCAATACGACGCTGAACTTCATCAACCCGAATGCGGCAACCAATTCGTCAAACGAGAACGGCACACCGTTCGAGTACGACCTGACGGGCGGCTCGCTGACCTGGGGTATCGCACAGGATGCAGCTGGCGGTCCGACGACGGCGCAACTGCTTGATCCGGCGAATGTCGTCCTGCGGGATGTGAACATTTCTCGTGATAAATCCGAGAATGGCGAAGATGCTTTCCGTGCGGATTTCAGCTACGATCTCTTCGACAATGGATTTGGTCTCGATTTCCTCAGCTCGGTTGATTTCGGTTACCGGTATAACAAGACGACAAGCACGCGGGATCAGGTTCGCTCCAATGTCGGTTTGCGGAACATGTCAGACAGCCCGACCGGCGATCTGTTTGCGGATATCCTCGTTGCGGGGCCGGATAATTTCGGTGACGCCGACGGCCGTGAGCTCTTCGTCCGGGACTTCCTCCTGATCGATCCGGAGCTTGTGGCATCTGACCCTGATCGGGTGCTCTCGACCCTGAATGCAGCGATCACGGCGCATGGCGGCTCGATCGCGATTGATCAGCCGACCTCTAGCCAGAGCGCATTCTTCGATATCGAAGAAAAGACCCATGCGCTCTATGCGCAGGCGAATTTCGAGAAAGGTATCTTCCGCGGCAATGCGGGGGTCCGCTATCTCGAAACCGACGTCACATCGGTCGGCAATTCCATCCTCAACGGGATGGCGCAGGAAGTGACAACTGAAGCCAGCTATGACTTCGTTCTGCCACGGATCAATGTGGTTGCAACGCCGATGGAGAATCTGCAGATTCGTGCTGGCTGGGGCAAAGATATCCGCCGTCCGGATTTTGACAATCTGTCGACTTCCCGGACCTTCAGCACGAGCCCAAACCCGCCGGTCCAGATTGGCAATCCGGGACTTCAGCCGGAGCAGGTGGACTCCTTCGACATCGCAGCCGAATGGTATTTTGCGCCGGCGGCAGTGGTCAGCATCGGTTATTTCAACAAGAAACGGACCGATCTGCACGTCACCCAGCAGGATGATCCGTTCGAAGATCCGGTTACGGGCTATCGTGATCTGACCGACCCTTGCGAGGGCGGCGGTATCTTCAACCCGATCGCAGACCCGAACGTCTTCGCCCCGACGGGGACCCCGGTCGGGATCTGTGTGCCGGTCTCAACCACCGTCAATGATCCGGGCGAGACGACGCAGGAAGGCATAGAGATGGCCTTCCAGTATGATCTGTCGAACCATGAAGACCGTTTCGGCTGGGCGTCCGGCTTTGGTGTTCTTGCCAACTACACGCACCAGAAATTCTCTGGTGGTGACACCGTCAATACGCCGACAAGCCGTGCAGAAGCGGTCTTTAACTCGCTGGGGGCCATGAATGTGACTCTCAACCAGCCGCTGATCGACCTGTCCGAGAACGCGTATAACGCAACGCTGTATTATGAAAAATACGGTCTCTCGGCACGGGCACGCTACACATGGCGTGACGCCTACAGATCAACGGATTTCGGCAGCACGTCGAGCTTCCCATGGGGCTTCCCGGTTGTTCAGGATGCACGTGGACAGCTTAATGCCAGCATCAGCTATGATGTGACAGATAACTTTAATGTCGGCATTGAAGGCGTGAACATCACCGAATCGGAAGTTAATCAGTATTGTGTCAATGAAGGCGCATTGCTCTGCTTCCAGGGACTGACGGATCGCCGGGTCACTTTCGGCGCCAGCTACCGGTTCTGA
- a CDS encoding NAD(P)-dependent oxidoreductase, with the protein MTKPVIGFIGLGLMGGNMVECLQKNGFEPIVMDLNKEAVATVVARGATEAKSAKELAAASDIIMLCLTTSAVVEQLVYGKDGILDGIKEGSVLIDFGTSIPASTRRIGADLAEKGAGMVDAPLGRTPAHAKDGLLNIMAAGEKATFDKVKPVLDVLGENVFYLGALGAGHTTKLINNFMGMTTVCAMSQAFAVADRAGVDRQQLYDIMSTGPSNSPFMQFCKNYAVDGVSDLGFSIANANKDLGYFLKMVEDLGTRAEIAEGTSSNLQAAFDEGMGNGNVPEIFDYFLKLER; encoded by the coding sequence ATGACAAAGCCAGTCATCGGATTCATCGGCCTCGGCCTTATGGGCGGCAACATGGTTGAGTGCCTGCAAAAGAATGGCTTTGAGCCGATCGTCATGGACCTCAACAAGGAGGCCGTCGCGACAGTTGTGGCGCGTGGTGCCACCGAAGCGAAATCGGCCAAAGAGCTAGCTGCTGCGAGTGATATCATCATGCTGTGCCTGACGACGTCGGCAGTTGTTGAGCAACTGGTCTACGGCAAAGACGGCATTCTCGACGGGATCAAAGAGGGCAGCGTCCTCATCGATTTCGGGACGTCTATTCCGGCTTCTACTCGCCGGATTGGCGCCGATCTGGCAGAGAAGGGCGCCGGCATGGTTGATGCGCCGCTCGGCCGCACACCGGCCCATGCAAAAGATGGTCTACTGAATATCATGGCAGCCGGCGAAAAGGCGACCTTTGATAAGGTGAAGCCGGTGCTCGATGTGCTGGGTGAGAATGTCTTCTATCTCGGGGCGCTCGGCGCCGGTCACACGACCAAGCTGATCAACAATTTCATGGGTATGACAACGGTCTGCGCGATGTCGCAAGCCTTTGCCGTTGCGGACCGGGCAGGCGTCGATCGTCAGCAGCTATACGATATCATGTCGACGGGTCCGTCCAATTCGCCCTTCATGCAGTTCTGCAAGAATTACGCGGTAGACGGTGTAAGTGATCTGGGTTTCTCTATCGCCAATGCGAATAAGGATCTGGGCTATTTCCTCAAAATGGTCGAGGATCTGGGCACGCGGGCAGAGATTGCCGAAGGTACCTCATCCAACCTACAGGCGGCCTTTGATGAAGGCATGGGCAATGGCAATGTGCCGGAAATCTTCGACTATTTCCTAAAATTGGAGCGCTAG
- a CDS encoding putative 2OG-Fe(II) oxygenase — protein MDMGTYKVEPLFAEPIFRAGVGHAITDEQVNFIKSLKMVPNQTNLISENLYIFDEPELGSIKHAVHELLSAYARDVMGITQDLYVTQSWALRNDPGTGMHGHSHSNSIISGSLYFDELPEPNSGMIFDRHRIYQQIQLNPEMDKRNIFNTHLNVIYPQSKEVMLFSSSLQHLVEANRSNVPRWSIAFNTFVRGELGDYRNVSRLKLG, from the coding sequence ATGGATATGGGGACGTACAAGGTCGAACCCTTGTTCGCCGAACCGATTTTCCGGGCCGGTGTCGGTCATGCGATCACGGACGAACAGGTCAATTTCATCAAATCTTTGAAGATGGTCCCGAACCAGACCAATCTGATTTCTGAAAACCTCTATATTTTTGACGAACCGGAGCTAGGCAGCATTAAACATGCTGTGCACGAATTGCTAAGTGCCTATGCCCGGGATGTCATGGGGATTACACAAGACCTCTATGTTACCCAGTCATGGGCGCTGCGGAATGATCCTGGCACGGGCATGCATGGCCATTCGCATTCCAATTCCATCATTTCCGGCTCGCTTTATTTTGACGAATTGCCGGAGCCCAATTCGGGCATGATCTTTGATCGGCACCGCATATATCAGCAGATCCAGCTGAACCCTGAGATGGACAAGCGGAACATCTTCAACACACATCTCAATGTAATCTATCCGCAGTCGAAGGAGGTCATGCTGTTCTCTTCAAGCTTACAGCATCTGGTGGAGGCCAACCGGTCGAACGTGCCGCGCTGGTCAATTGCTTTCAATACATTCGTACGCGGCGAGCTGGGCGACTACCGGAACGTCTCGAGGCTGAAACTCGGCTGA
- a CDS encoding sterol desaturase family protein: MENIALIKLACAITVIGGLFYAERRWPVVPRIKSVGRIVSNLSLAGINGLLSPLIIVPITAFAALHAPPWRPEVLTGGWGILLDLLILDLWLYLWHRAAHETPFLWRFHEVHHLDEFLDVSSSVRFHFGEVILSAIARGCFVFLADVNLVSVLIYDAFVLLGAAFHHANVALPAKFEKALRLFIVTPSHHWVHHHNIRADTDSNYATVLTLWDRLFGTWSKTERWADMPIGTEGRAEKSLPGLLTRPLSPP, from the coding sequence ATGGAAAACATCGCGCTGATCAAGCTCGCCTGCGCCATCACCGTTATTGGTGGGCTGTTTTATGCCGAGCGTCGATGGCCCGTGGTGCCGCGCATCAAGAGCGTGGGCCGGATTGTCTCGAACCTGTCGCTTGCCGGGATCAACGGGCTGCTCTCGCCCCTCATTATCGTTCCGATCACGGCCTTTGCCGCCCTTCACGCGCCGCCCTGGCGGCCGGAAGTCCTGACGGGCGGCTGGGGTATCCTACTCGATCTTTTGATCCTCGATCTGTGGTTATATCTCTGGCACCGCGCCGCGCATGAAACACCATTCCTGTGGCGCTTTCATGAGGTCCATCATCTCGATGAGTTCCTCGATGTCAGCTCCTCAGTCCGTTTCCATTTCGGGGAAGTGATCCTCTCTGCGATTGCACGGGGCTGCTTTGTCTTCCTCGCAGATGTCAATCTCGTCTCTGTGCTGATCTATGACGCATTCGTGCTGCTTGGTGCTGCATTCCACCATGCCAATGTCGCGCTGCCGGCAAAATTCGAGAAAGCCCTGCGGCTCTTCATCGTGACGCCCTCCCATCACTGGGTGCATCACCACAATATCAGGGCCGATACGGACAGTAATTATGCAACCGTCCTGACCTTATGGGACCGATTGTTCGGAACATGGTCAAAGACAGAGCGCTGGGCGGACATGCCGATCGGCACAGAGGGCCGAGCAGAGAAATCCCTGCCCGGCCTTCTTACTCGGCCGCTCTCTCCTCCCTGA
- a CDS encoding acylase, which produces MRIVLALLGLILAGIGIWLFDPLPRVPGAKELSRGAEGYAAQIIRDDWGTPHIYGARDADTAFGLAYAHAEDDFETIQQVIAATRGKLARYKGAGAAPTDYLIALMGVWETVDLRYAPDVPDDVKAIAEAYAAGLNLYAADHRDEVWAGLAPFAAEDVIAGFIFKTPFFYGFDRELLALFEGEGPRELALDPAEGREAFQMTDHPAPARGSNAFAVAPRRSGDGATRLLINSHQPMTGPVAWYEAHLVSDEGLNMTGGVFPGTPVILHGFNDHLGWANTVNKPDLVDVYRLEVNPDDPGQYRFDGAWRDFEQEVVTIPVRLFGPFVYKAKRILKESVHGPVIEGPGGTFAIAYAGRGEIRQLEQYYRLNRAENLREFMSAMRINALPSINYIYADERGNIVFIHNAQYPDRLAGWDWQKDLPGDRPELVWSDYRPFEDIPRLVNPRSGFVFNANNTPFTATDGPDNLSPDDMPAGMGLQTEETNRSLRIMELTGNGEPITRERLLAIKFDKSYAEDSLAAEIIADLLAADWSGEPRMAEAAGFLADWDMSADVMSRHAALGVLTMMPETRPGGQVRTGEERRAMFRAVVDHLHRTYGRIDPEWGEVNRLIHGEADLPLGGASGTLRSVHGELMADGRLRAIAGDTWIALVEWDSRGRQTASVIHQFGSATLNEASPHYADQAPLFAEEGWRPALRELEEIEAVATSRRQIGGSDVTR; this is translated from the coding sequence ATGCGCATCGTTCTGGCCCTTCTGGGGCTGATACTTGCCGGAATTGGTATCTGGCTGTTCGATCCCCTGCCGCGCGTGCCGGGCGCAAAGGAGCTGTCGCGCGGGGCGGAGGGCTATGCCGCCCAGATCATAAGGGATGATTGGGGGACGCCGCATATTTACGGCGCGCGCGATGCCGATACGGCGTTCGGGCTCGCTTATGCGCATGCGGAGGATGATTTCGAGACGATCCAGCAGGTGATCGCCGCAACGCGCGGCAAGCTTGCGCGCTATAAGGGGGCGGGCGCTGCGCCGACAGATTACCTCATTGCCCTGATGGGGGTGTGGGAGACGGTGGACCTTCGTTACGCGCCGGATGTGCCCGATGACGTGAAGGCTATCGCGGAAGCCTATGCGGCGGGACTTAATCTTTATGCGGCGGATCACCGGGATGAGGTGTGGGCAGGGCTTGCGCCCTTTGCCGCAGAGGATGTGATCGCCGGGTTCATCTTCAAGACGCCATTCTTCTATGGGTTCGATCGGGAGCTGCTGGCCCTGTTCGAGGGGGAGGGACCGCGCGAGCTGGCGCTTGATCCGGCAGAGGGGCGGGAAGCCTTTCAAATGACGGACCATCCCGCACCGGCAAGGGGTTCGAATGCTTTCGCCGTGGCGCCGCGCCGATCGGGAGATGGCGCCACCCGCCTTCTGATCAATTCACACCAGCCAATGACCGGCCCTGTTGCGTGGTATGAAGCGCATCTGGTCTCCGATGAGGGGCTCAATATGACGGGCGGGGTCTTTCCCGGCACGCCGGTCATCCTGCACGGTTTCAACGATCATCTTGGTTGGGCGAATACGGTGAACAAACCCGATCTTGTCGATGTCTACCGGCTGGAGGTGAACCCGGATGATCCGGGTCAGTACCGTTTTGACGGCGCGTGGCGGGATTTTGAGCAGGAGGTCGTGACGATCCCCGTCCGGCTCTTTGGCCCGTTTGTCTACAAGGCGAAACGCATCCTCAAGGAGAGCGTGCACGGCCCAGTGATCGAAGGGCCGGGGGGGACGTTCGCGATTGCCTATGCCGGGCGCGGCGAGATCCGCCAGCTTGAGCAATATTACCGCCTCAACCGCGCAGAGAACCTGCGCGAATTTATGTCGGCAATGCGGATCAACGCCCTGCCGAGTATCAATTATATCTATGCGGATGAAAGAGGAAATATCGTCTTCATCCATAATGCGCAATATCCCGACCGGCTGGCAGGCTGGGACTGGCAAAAGGATTTGCCGGGCGACAGGCCGGAGCTGGTCTGGTCAGATTACCGGCCGTTTGAGGACATCCCCAGATTGGTCAATCCGCGTTCGGGCTTTGTCTTTAACGCCAACAACACGCCCTTTACGGCCACGGACGGGCCGGACAATCTCAGCCCCGATGACATGCCGGCGGGGATGGGGCTGCAGACGGAGGAGACCAACCGTTCCTTGCGGATCATGGAACTAACCGGAAACGGCGAGCCGATCACTCGCGAGCGGCTGCTCGCGATCAAATTCGATAAGTCCTATGCGGAAGACTCTCTGGCCGCCGAGATCATCGCTGACTTACTAGCCGCCGACTGGTCAGGCGAGCCGCGCATGGCGGAAGCCGCAGGCTTTCTTGCCGACTGGGACATGTCGGCTGATGTCATGAGCCGTCATGCAGCGCTCGGTGTCCTGACCATGATGCCGGAGACCCGGCCCGGCGGGCAGGTGCGGACAGGCGAAGAGCGCCGCGCGATGTTCCGCGCGGTCGTTGATCACCTCCACCGGACCTATGGCCGGATTGATCCTGAATGGGGGGAGGTGAACCGGCTGATCCATGGCGAGGCGGACCTGCCGCTCGGCGGCGCGTCCGGTACGCTGCGCTCGGTGCATGGCGAGCTGATGGCCGATGGCCGCCTGCGCGCGATTGCGGGGGATACCTGGATTGCGCTGGTCGAATGGGACAGCCGGGGGCGCCAGACGGCCTCCGTCATCCACCAGTTCGGCAGCGCAACTCTCAATGAGGCATCTCCTCATTATGCGGATCAGGCGCCGTTATTTGCGGAGGAAGGCTGGCGTCCGGCTCTGCGGGAGTTGGAAGAGATCGAGGCGGTGGCGACGTCCCGCCGTCAGATCGGTGGTTCTGACGTTACAAGATAA